AGCTCACAAGTTAGTGGTAGAGTCAGACCTAGAATACATAGTTTCAAATTCCGTATCTGGTAATAATAACAGTATAATTAATTGAAGCTTTTCTATGCATCAGGCACTATCCTAAGTGCTTTAAATGCATTGTTTTCCTTAATACTCACAAAAATTCCTACCTCATTCCTAATGAGGTAGGCTTATTATTGCTGTCATTTCAgtttgaggaaactgagtcacagagagggTATGTAACTTCCTCAGTGTCATCCACCTTGTAAATGGTAGACTGGAGACTAGAAAAGAAGCAGTTTGATCCCAGGGCCTGACTCCTTCACTGTGCTCTGCTTTTCCCACCCCACTAAGCTGCTTCTAATAGGGCCTTCCATATGCAGTTACAGCATTAGCACAGTAAAATCTCCATAGACAGCTGCACAAGCTCCCCATTTAGTTATATTCTGACAATGAAGTACTGAATAGCAGAAAATGTGGAGTCTGGGAACTGTCTACAAATGCTGGTTCTGTCACTTACTATGTTGCTTCAGGGAATTATGTAAACTTCTGGGGTCCTTAGATGCTATAACTGTAAAATTGGGATTTTTAGCATTGTTATGAAGGGGATACATGTAAGAAGCAACctgtaaacaaaaaaattacatgctTATCATATTATTCTTTGACAAATGGTGCTGGTTCTCATAACCCTATAATGGCAGATTTTCAAGTCGCTTTAACTGTGATAGAGTCAGAccttaaattaaaaactttagaTCTTTGACATTGCAGAGGCTGTGTTCTGAGATCTTTAAGAATCTCATTTCCTTTCTAAGTCATATGTTTCTTGTACGTATCCTCATTCCACATGCTCAAATGTCACTGAAGTTTTATGTCTCACCTGATGGCAATTTTTTCACAAGAGCGCTGTTCACAGGAAATGAACATTAAAGCTACATGGAAAGACACACTTGTACAAAATTGTATTACCTCTTGCttggggtgtttgtttgtttgtttgtttgtttttgagacagagtcttgctctgtcacccaggctggagtgcaatggtgcaatttcggctcactgcaacctctgcctcctgagttcaagtgattctctagcctcagcctcccaaacagctgggattacaggtatgggccaccacgcccagctaatttttgtatttttagtagagacagattttcaccatgttggtcaggctgatctcaaactcctggcctcaagtgatctgcctgccttagcctcccaaagtgctgggattacaggtgtgagccgttgtgcccagcctactttttgATATAGTTATTTGAGGACCACTCAAATGAAATCATAAATATTAACTTCATGTATATCAGGATGTACTCTGCattctcattctttcatttctcctTAACATTCTCCCTcatcttttaaaacatatatgtgcagttttgggttgggggtgggggcttggttgttgttttgttgttttttcctacACCATTTGAAAGTAAATTGCAGAATATATAACATTTCAGGTCTAAATACTTTAGCATGTATCTCCTAATAAGAAAATTCTTTATAATACATGTCATTATGCaccttaaaaaataacaattttctaATCTCATCTAATGTCAAATGCATATTCAAATTTTTCTTAACTTGTcctaaaattacttttatactGTTTTGCATATAGAGTTTCTTGTTTTGCTTTCCCAAACAAGAAGTTCGAGTACACTCGTAGCATTTGATGGTTaaatttctttgatatattttaatccAGAATAATTCCCTTaccttatttctttgtttgttttcatgaTATTAACTTCTTTTAAGAGACTAGGCCAACTTTCTTGAACAATAGTCCATGTTCTGGATTTCTCTGATTgttttgtgcatgtgtgtctatCATATATCTTGTTACTCTATCACCTGTTTTTGAAAACTTGAAGTTGGCTCCAAAGATCTGATTAGAAACAGGTTGCATGTTTTTGTCTAGAACAACTTGACAAGTGATGCTTTGTATTTTAAATGTGGAGGTGCATATGATTGTCCCCTCTTAGTGCTACTAAGTTTGATCACTTGATTAAGATGGTGGCAGCCTGGTCTCCCAGtgttaaagtacttttttttcctttaacaattAGAATAATTTATGGAACAATTACTTGGCTCATATGAGTATCCTTTCTACAACCTTTCATCTAATAGTGTTAGCCTCCTCCATTGATGAGCCTTGCTTATATCATTGGTTCCAATGGAGGTTGCAAAttggtaaattttaaattttatgtaaaatttaatgCTTTTACATTTACTAATATTCTGCTGTAAAGAAGATCTTTCCCTTATTAGTAGGGGATGTTTTGTGTCTTGTTACAGTTCATATCAGTACAACATGTTTACTACCAATTATCTAAAATATCAGCCTTAGATTGTGGAACTGAGTTATAGATCAGtcataatttatatttcatttatactcTTTAAAGCATTTTGGTGTACCTTAATGTTGGAAGTAGAGAATGGATGAAATTTAAAGCAGTATTTCAAAATGGTAAGTACTTCTAAGAGACTTGGTGAAAAGAGATTTCGACAAATCACTGGCaatatcagcaaatatttatagacCTAAAAATAACTTAttgctgggcacgatggctcatgcctgtaatcccagcactttgggaggccaagacgggcagatgacaaggtcaggagttcaagaccagcctggccaacatagcgaaaccccatctctactaaaaatacaaaaaattagaagggcatggtggtggtcacctgtaatcccagctacttgggaggctgaggcaggagaatcacttgaacccgggaggcggaggttgcagtgagcagagattgtgtcactgcacttcagcctgggcaacagtgcaagactctgtctcaaaaaaaaagaacttattaATACCAGCCACTAAAAGAGCTAACCGTATGGTTGTATCCCAAAAAGCTATCAATATGCACAGTGTGGATAAATAGTTAAGCCTGACAAGAAGTAATCGAGTACAAATCATTTGGACTATCACCCTCTTGCTCGAGCTTTGGTAGCCTCTCAACTTCACATCTCAACACTCATAGCTTTTGTAATTTGGGCTCAGTTTTTTGTGGAACCCAGTCCCCCATTACTTTACATGTGCTTTGGTCATTGCACCTCCCTTAAATGCACATGGTCATCCCTATCTTTGCACCTTTGCCATGCTGTTTCCCTTGCTTACGAAGCTCTCTTCTCACCTCTCGTTAAGTCCCAATCTGCCTATTTTTCATGTCCAGCTCAAATCCCACAGCCTCTATGACATACCTTCTTCCCTGACCTCTCCAGATAGTACTTCCTATCTGTGTCACATCTGTAGTATTTGACTCAGTTTCCTGTTTGGTCTTCTAATTGGTTTCTATTAGTAAATCACATCACCAAACTACTAAAAATCCTTGAGGACATGACTACCcgtgaacaaaaattaaaaatctcttttcACATTATTTTGGTGAGTTTTTGCATTGCCCTTGGAATATCTTTCTGAAAGTTACCAATAGATGTGAAACTATTGGCAAACTAGGCTCTCtcctttttgtagattctttttccttctaataTCTATCACCCTACAAAAACAGACTTTCCTATAAAAGTTAAGACTGGAATTTGAGGATTACTCACCATCTGTTTCTTTGTAAATTGTGTGAAGGCCTGGTTCTTTTACTATGattaaaagaaagggaaaaatatgGTAAGCAGAAATTAATCTGGCATTTAAAtattacaatgaaaacaaaagataGGCATAAATTAACCTGCATTTAAGTATTACAATGAAAATaaggcttattttttttccttaggttgaatctttttgtttcttatattAACAATTTGCACACtgttttaaatggaaataaaacaatgGTGTTTTGTGCTTCTTACAGATTTTTTAGAAAATCTTCATCCCACTCAACATGACattgtttaaaattgttttaaataccttttctttctgcctccttAACAAGAGCACTTTTTATTTACACAGTTCTTTGCATCTGATGATCTCAGAGCCTTCGCTGATATTTCTTACCAGATAGTGATTACAAAGCTGTTACACTTTTTGTTTCTATCTCTGCAGAAGCAGGAGGTAAAAAACTAAGGAGCACTGTCCAAAGAAGTACAGAAACAGGCCTGGCCGTGGAAATGAGGAACTGGATGACTCGACAGGCAAGCCGAGAGTCTACAGATGGTAGCATGAACAGCTACAGCTCAGAAGGAAAGTGAGTGAGGCTGCATGTGATGTGTGTCTCCTCCGTGCCTCACCTATCTCACTCTATGTGCTTTCACAGAGATTTTCCAACTCTCATGCTCTTCAGAACCACTTTAATTTTCACTGGCTGATTTCCTGTGAAGAGAACTTTGCTCACCTGCCACTGAACAATGTGACATATCTGGCTTTTTATATCAAGTGAAATAGGTTTGGGGATAAAGTGTTTTGCCTTAATGGCAAGTTGCTAAAGTGTGACTCTTACAAtgcaatgcaaataaaatattttgccctagcttgaaataatatataaaagcCCAAAAATAATAAGCATGCATGCCACACCATGTGAACAATGCTAGTTTTAAGAATCTCCATCCTGAGAATTATTGctaaaaaatatggaatgctGGCGTATACTTAGTTCCATGTTGCAACAAACaactataattatttaattatattaaatataacagcCAAAAAGAAATGCCACCAAAAACTTGGGGAGCCTTTTACGTAGTTATCAAGTAGCTTTCCTTTGAATCaactgtctcagatatttttaaagcatttttagcTTGTGTAGTTCTGTCACCAACAAATTAATAGTACTTAGCAACTAAAGATCTGGAAGTGGGGCTGTAAAGGACATTAACAAAGGAAAATGGGGTTTACTGGCCTCACTGTCATCACTGTGTAAGTATTAGATGTTTAGATAACCTATGTGTGGCCAGTTTACAGATGTGAGGCCGTAGGAGCTGTTGGCACAGCATGAATGGTATGTCTCAGGATAATTTGTCTAGCACAACAACATAAATACAAGAGATATAACTGGTTTCTCTACATTTGTAAGTAGGCTTATATGGGATACTTATAGAAACAAACTAAAACATTTGTATTAACTAAATATTTGAGAGTTGAGGTCGGGGGGAGAAATAGATTCACTATTCATTAAGGAAGTCTAAAAAGAGAGGGAAAATCAACTGAAAAGTGAATGTGCACTGAGCACTAATCATTGCAAAGAACTATATTAGATACTGTTAGggatataaaaatgtttacactATAGCCCCTGCTCCAGATGTTTATAGTCTTATTGGAAAAAGAGGATGAATACCCataaattcattcaacaaatattaccaTACCTTCCAGTGGGCCAGTCACTGTGCTGTACGTTGGGGATGTAAGTCATAGGAGGGAGGGAGTAAATCTCCATGGCTAAGAGTATGGGCTTTGCAGTCATATAGGTCTGGTTCTCTCATCtgggtctttcttttctttctttccttttttttttttttttttttgtttgttttcttttcttttgtttcctttcctttcctttacttCTATAGAACTTACAATATTCCAGGCATGGTTCTAGATGCtagagatacagcagtgaacaaagcagACCCCATCtccccaaaaataaaatactctcaTCACATTTACACTCTCAtagaaaagacaaacaataagaaaaattgttaaaatgtatataaaagaaaaactagtaAAATATATAGTAGATTAGATAGCATACatgctaaggagaaaaatacGGCAAGGAAGAGAGGTGATCGAGACAGTGGAGGTAAGATTTGACACAGGATAGACGGGGAAAGGAAATATTCGAGTGAAGATCTGAAGGAATTTAGTGAGCAGAGGGATATCTGAAGGAAGAACATTCTAGAATGAAGATTGCTTCAGAGGCCCTGAAGCAGGAGCTGGCCTGGTGTCAGCAGTGAGGAAGGCAGCACTGGGGAGGAAAGGTGAGAGCAGTAAAGGATGAGGAATTAGGGCATGTGGCAGGGGCGGGGGCAGCTTATATAGACTTTATGTATTGTAAGGACTTTGCTTTTACTGAGTGGGATGAGAAGATGTTGGatggttttgagcagaggagtgacaggaTCTGACTTCCATTTTTGGCATATCAGTCTGAGTGCTGAGGGGGCAAGGGGCCAGGACAGCAAGGGCAGCAACAGGGAGAGCATTCACAAGGCTGCTACAGGAATACAGAAGCTAGGGaatggtggcttggaccagaGTGTAGCATTAGTGAGGTCAGATTCTGAATGTATTTTGACAGTAGAGCAAGTAAGATTTATTGATGCATTTGATGTGGGTAATGAGAGAAAAGAGAGTATATTTGTTTGCCAGGGCTACCATAATAAAATACcgcaggctgggtggcttaaaaagcAGGAATCTATTTTCTCACAGATCAgtaggctagaagtccaagatcaaggtgtctgcaggttTGAGTTCTCCTGAGGCTCTTctgcttggcttgcagatggccaccttcttgtgATGTCTTCTCACAGCATTTTCTCTGTGCTTATCTActcctggtgtctcttcctcttcttataaggacatgggtcatattggattagggcacCACGCAAATGGCCTCATTTAACCTTCTCTCTTTAAAGGGCCTATGGCCAAATACAGACATATTGAactttagggcttcaacataagaattCTGGGGTGACAcgattcagtccataacagagaggaaggaagaaagatggCTCCAAGGTTGACCAGTTGGAAGAATGAAGAATGAGGTTACCATTTATCAAGATGGAAATCTTTTGACAGGACCAgagtttggattttttgtttgcgTGTTTGCAGTGGGGGGACAGGAGCATGGAGAGAGTCAGTTTTAGACAATTTGAGTTTCAGGTGTCTATTACATATCCAAGCAGATATGTAGACTAAGCAATTGGAACATAGGTCTGTGGCCCAAGGGAGAGATCCAAGCTGGAGATGCCAATCTAGGCAATAGCAGCATAGATGGCATTTTAAACCATGAGACTGGATGAGATTATCAAGGGAATTCAGacatagaaaaaagataaaaggtcAAAGGATCGAGCTCCAGTGTTTAGTGGCAGAACTAGCAGAGGAGGTTAAGGCTGAGTGGCAGAAGGGAAAAGTGGGAAACCAGGAGACTGGAGTGTGCAGAAAGCAGTGGGAGACAGTGCTTCAAGGAAGAGGGGGCAAGGACAATTGTGTCAAATGATCAGATAATTTTAGTGGAGTGGCAACAATGAAAACATGATTAGACtttcaagagagaatgagaggaaagaaattgaagacagcACATAGAGACAATTATTTCAAGGAGAGAAATGGGGTAGTAACTGGAGAGGGAAATGGGGTCAGGAAAgggatttttttatatggtggaAGAAATAACAGCATATTTGTATGCAGATGGGAATGATCCAGAAACATTTCTTCGTGTATGAAATAGGAGAAATAATAGAATCTATCATAGTGCAGCTAAGAGGATTAAATATGATAAAGCCTGGATGGAGTAAGTGCTCAATATGTGCTGAGTGTTACTCATAGAAATCACAGTCTGCCTTTGAGACCAAGGAAGAGAAAGACTCACCAGCAGAAGCCTGCAGCGCAGTGTGACAGGTGCTTCTGGTGTCATACTTGGGCTGCTGAGAATATGAAGGAAGAGTCCTGTGAGGTGGAACTGGGTATTTGGATCCAGTAAATATAAGTGGCAAAATAATAGGACTAGTCTTGCCACAATAATGAGGCTAGAATGAAACCAAGCTTACCTGAAAATAAATAGGGGTTGGGGATTTAATCTCATATGTTATTTTGCTTTCAGTCTCATTTTCCCTGGTGTTCGCTTGGCCTCTGATAGCCAGTTCAGTGATTTCCTGGATGGCCTTGGCCCTGCTCAGCTAGTGGGACGCCAGACTCTGGCAACACCTGCAATGGGTAAGAATTTCTGCCACATGATTTCACTATTTTGTTTTAGATTGTTGAAAATGAAATTCTCTAAATTTCATagaatcttctctctctctctctctttccctctctctctccctctatttttttttttttttttttttttttttttttttttttttttttttttagacagagtttcactctgttgcccaggctgaagtgcagtggcatgattatggttcactgcagcctcgaccaccttggctcaagaaatcctcccacctcatcttcccaagtagctgggactacaggcacacgccaccatacccagcaaatattttgacttttttttgtggaaacagggcctcactgtgctgaccaagctggtctcaaactcctggcctcaagcgatcctcctgcctccacctcccaaagtgctgggattacaggcatgagccactgggctcaGCCCAATGGAATCTTTAACAATATTATCAGCAGGAATCAAGACCTtagattttaagaataaaaaatatttaaccattatttctcttttaattttaatgcttTCTAAAGGAAGATATTATTGATagaattttaagtatatttgaatttaagaaaatatatgggAAATGATGAAACGATGTTAAACCAAGGTCTTTGACTCTATTTCCCTTAGTGCATTTGTATATTAAAGCAcatttgttccttccttcttccatTAGGTGACATTCAGGTAGGAATGATGGACAAAAAGGGACAGCTGGAGGTAGAAATCATCCGGGCCCGTGGCCTTGTTGTAAAACCAGGTTCCAAGACACTGCCAGgtaaaaacaaaagagattttTCTATTATTGTCCGTAATCCATATTGTTTCAATTTAGAGACCTTTTGATTGGTTTAGACCTTTGATTTAGTTAATCAAGATTACTAATGTATGGTCCATTATGACTGGTCTGGTGCTGGAGTCATTTGTGTGTTTATCCTGAATGAGTGTTCAGTGAGGATGATCCGGTGGGGATAATGTAAGTTGTTAAATAAGTACATACATAGTAGAAACCACTGCAAAATAAAAACCACCCCACTTAGATCATTCATTTTGTCACACCATGTACACAAggtgttcttttttcttattagCTAGTCTTTTGTGTTATTCTTCAGTTTCTCTAGAGCTTCAAAATTCTCCTCAGGAATCCATAAGTCTCTGgaattagaataaaaaatagatacaGGCTCCAAGAGTAGCATAAGCTATGTATGCTGGATATTCTAATTATAAGACTTTTACTTCCTATAATCTGAGGAAAGAGAGGCACTATTATAACTTCTTATGCTACATATTTCAAATTGAAATGTCATTTTAATCTAAGGTGCATTGAAGCCATGGAAGGTGCTACAGTGCTCCAAATATATTGTGTAGAGATCGTTTGATAAGATGTATAAAACAATTTCTGAGGATTCTGAAACTTGATTTCTAGCCTCAGCATCTCTACTGATTGACTTGTAATTTTGACTCTCAACTTTTCTATTTCTAGCTTCAGCATCTCTACTGATTGACTTGTAACTTTGACTCTTAACTTTTCTATCCttgcagaaatttttaattataatatataatctgtTGTATAACCTTGCACTGGTGATTAAGACAGTTGTGTTTATATATGTCTTAGAGCTAGTCAACTCACTCTGCTATAAAAAAATCATGATTTGTACATGCATGAAAATGGTTTTTATGAAGTGTCTGTTGGATAAATTTTAAGCCATAGATTTTCTAATTAGTTGCCTCTTAGCTAATTTGATCAATATCACATGAAATTCCACTACTGTTACACCCACACCACCACCAGTAAGTAAGTACTTTTGAGTAATAATCACTATTTGTGGGGATGAGTGAATGAAACAATATAGCTTCAAGCATGTTAAATAGATTTAAGTATTGATAAATTAAAGACTGAGTAGGACATCTCTCAGGACTGGAAGCATTTCACTTTATTTAATACAGTGTGTAAACCTATATAACCAGTtgttgaaaaaaatgataataaactcAGAGGTTATGTCAGCATCCCCTAAAACTCTCTGAAAGACACAGTTATCCACTGTTTATCTAATGATTTTGACAGAATGCAGCTAGGCCAGTGGCATGATTGCTAGCTCTTTCAGCCAAAGATTAAACTGGTAAATGTCACCGTGTGTTGGCCATTTCATGTCCATAGTTTATTGCTCATTctcctctgtgttttctttcccAAGCACCATATGTAAAAGTGTATCTATTAGATAACGGAGTCTGCAtagccaaaaagaaaacaaaagtggcAAGAAAAACGCTGGAACCCCTTTACCAGCAGCTATTATCTTTCGAAGAGAGTCCACAAGGAAAAGTTTTACAGGTATCTACTTAATTGTTTATCCCTTACCTAAGAAAGTATTTTTCATGGGGTCAGACATTATACCCCAAATCTTTTCTGTTGTATTCTTTTATGTTCCTCACAAATGAAATTCTTTGGAAACTTTTCAAAGCAGTGGCCCGTGCTATAAAGCAATATACGTTGTCATTTTCTTTAAAGTGATTTACAGACATGCAAATCCCCACCACACATAAATTCCAGTCTCTCTGGATTTCTTATGACCTTAATGCTTCAGTACAATTTCCCCAGTGTACCTTTAGATACCACTAGTTAAAGACAACTGttctattatacatattttaacttGATCTTTGATGTCAGAAAATTAACTGAATGTACtttagtattttaatatattttacaagtTTTTCTATGTACACAGTTACACTGACATCactctactttttattttgccaaCAGATCATCGTCTGGGGAGATTATGGCCGCATGGATCACAAATCTTTTATGGGAGTGGCCCAGATACTTTTAGATGAACTAGAGCTATCCAATATGGTGATTGGATGGTTCAaacttttccctccttcctccctagtAGATCCAACCTTGGCCCCTCTGACAAGAAGAGCTTCCCAATCATCTCTGGAAAGTTCAACTGGACCTTCTTACTCTCGTTCATAGCAGCTGTAAAAAAACTGTTGTCACAGCAACCAgcgttacaaaaaaaaaaaaatcacaggttgCAAACCCTGGTAACACTGCATGCTTAATGTTGTGTCTTCTGAGCCTGTTTCTAGGGATACAAAGCAATCCTGTGTTCTCAGAGGAAGTTGCACACATTGTGCCCTAAAGAAGGCCCTCAGGTGAAAGAGCAGAGCTGTGAAGAACTATCAGGTTTGGAATTCAATGACACTCGAGTTCTGGTCCAATCTGAAGCCATGGATTAATCTCAAAGAATCAGTCAGTTTCATGCAACAGAAGCCCTTTTCAATGGcacctttatatttttatcattcctttttcttcatttatctaaCCCCAAAGCCCTGATATGCCACAGAAATGGAGCTATACAGCCATGAAGCGGTGTTACAGGTGAGGAGTGAAATCCTAGGAAGCATCAGGTGAAAAGCAGGAGACCAAAGAAGTGGTCAGGAACAATCATCAGCCCTCCTCTGGGCAGGGATCAGAGCAGTCAGTCCAGCAGGAAGAGTGGCAGACTTTGTAGCTCCATGGGCACGTCATTTACTAATGCTAAGATGTGTtggactctgaaaaacaaaattctgtgGCTACACTGTACGGAATGAaattaaagaaactttttttgCATGGACACAGATTAGCtgaatacttaaaattattttcttggggCTGcaacttgcaaaaaaaaaaagaaaagaataaaaatcagccATTTTcaacaatttatattatttttaaaaataaatttcactagtgcatggttttaaaaaggagagagaatgcaACAGGGTGATACAAAGATACACCATGTTTATTCTTTAATCATAGTCTGTGTTTTGGCAGACATTACAAATGGAAATACTTTCTAGAAGATACTTAAAATTCTCTTTATGTGACAAGTATAATATAttcaatttatttccatgttaaatatACAAATCTTATGAAGTTCAATATGTGCAAATTTTTCacatctttctccttctctcactttacctcttctccctcttttaaacttttctttctccctgccAGAGTGAaccttatactaaaaaattacaa
This genomic stretch from Pan paniscus chromosome 7, NHGRI_mPanPan1-v2.0_pri, whole genome shotgun sequence harbors:
- the RIMS2 gene encoding regulating synaptic membrane exocytosis protein 2 isoform X45; this encodes MGRQGLGGASAAGRSMQRSQSRSSLSASFEALAGYFPCMNSLEEEEGEAGGKKLRSTVQRSTETGLAVEMRNWMTRQASRESTDGSMNSYSSEGNLIFPGVRLASDSQFSDFLDGLGPAQLVGRQTLATPAMGDIQVGMMDKKGQLEVEIIRARGLVVKPGSKTLPAPYVKVYLLDNGVCIAKKKTKVARKTLEPLYQQLLSFEESPQGKVLQIIVWGDYGRMDHKSFMGVAQILLDELELSNMVIGWFKLFPPSSLVDPTLAPLTRRASQSSLESSTGPSYSRS